The DNA window GCCAGTTTCATTACCACTAAATCAATAATGCAAGCAGGTTCTGATTGATTTAATAGCAGTGTAAGTGAAAGGGGTTAAAGTATAAGGTCCACATACCTGTGCTtggcagcagagagcagggcagaggcaAAGCTGAGGCAGAGCTGAGATAGGGCAGAGGCAGGACAGAAGTAGAGCTGAGGCAGGGCTGCAGTTTGTTGACACTAATGCGGCTGGAACTAGCTCATTaggtttaaaacaaacacagaatagAGCTGCAATCTTTAGACAATCACTTTAAATGGATTCCTgaacctttttcacactttacTATAAGCAACTTCTAAAAACCTGATGTTAATCTCTTTAATTACACTTTTAACTATTTTTTAACCTGCGGTTGAATAGGTCTGTTAGGTTTTGTTATCTGAAAGGAATTGCAGTTTAGTTGGACTCTGAGTTGGCTGCTTGGACGTTCAGTATTCTGTGCCACTGTGTGCTTGGTGTGGAGATGGTGAAGGTTAACGCAAGGCCAAGGCCACTGGCTCTGGGCTAAAGCCAGAAAAACAACATATTTTGTCTCAGTTttcttatttgttcattttacatttactgtcAAAGAAGGCAGTCATTGAGCTGAAGTCAATTATTATAGCGCTGGTATGGCTTATTAAACAATGATATTAGTCCTTAATAGTTTTAATTACTGGTCttatttttgtataaattaTTCTCAAGGaactctttttttatttgtggttgTAATTAAACCAAGAATATAAATTCACAGCTTCTCCCTAATTCAGACTATTTAAGCTTTACAGAGAATTGATTAATGCAAATACATATTGGTTGAGATAACCATTTAGCACTTAATTTAGCCAAATTTATTGTAGCCGACTGCCACAGACTTTACTTGAGCCAGTTTGAGCCAAGGACACAGCATATGAGACACTGCAAGCAGTCACAGCACCCTCTGCTGGGCTAGTGAGGGTACTGTGCTGTTATCCTCGTCTCTGTGTGGAAACAATAAAAGCTACATGGAAAACCTTGATGCTCTGAAGTCCAACATTACTCTTAGCTACTGTTATTTTGAAGACTCTGGATGAATAAATAAGATGATGTGTTGTAAACGCGCATTTCTCCCTTCTctgcttccatctctctctgcagtgatgAATAAGGGCCAGTGTGTGACCAAATATTACCGCTGGATCCAGAAGAGCGGGGGCTACATCTGGATCCAATCTAGTGCCACCATCGCCATCAACACCAAGAATGCCAACGAGAAGAATATAATCTGGGTGAACTATGTGCTTAGGTAAACAGGggctctatcacacacacacacacacacacacacacacactggggctCTTTCATTTGTGCGTTATCTCAAATTACTGGGATGCTTATTTGTTCGATACCCATAAGAAAGGTAGATTTCTCATTTGTGACTGTGAGACAGTATCGGCCAAACAGAGAGATCTCCCTAAGCCTCTGTTTAATCCTCTCACCCccatataccccccccccccccacacacacacacacacacaaaaaaaaacacacacacatactcggCAGGGGCAAGCAGCACCTCAGAGCAGGATCATTAGAGGAGGGTGGGCTTCAGGGAGCACTGGATCAATCAGGATGTTTGAGATGTTCAGGAGCGTTGAGAGCACGTTTCATGTTCTTCCCAGCTGCTCCTTTAGCACTGTTAATGACTTacttgtctctcttcctctctcattctttctctgtctctctctctctctttctctgcctttctctgtctctctctcactttgtctctctctccgaATGCCTCTTGGGTGGACAGTAATCCAGAATACAAAGACACGCCCATGGACATCGCACAGCTTCCTAACCTGCCAGAGAAAGCCTCCGAGTCCTCAGAAACATCGGACTCGGAATCCGACTCTAAGGAAAACTCTGGTAGGATACCACTAGTAACCCCTTCTCCCACATCTTATGAACCCCTAGTCTATACCGACCCAGACCCAACAGTCGGTCTATGCTATATATACCATAAACTGCACAAATATCCACATACTGCATAATTACCCGAAATTCCCACAGAATAGTGAGATTCCAAAGATAAGGGAGGGATGGGCAGTGGGCGAGATTGATTGACAGAGTGCAGAGGGTGCCAGGGTGCTGCTCCCTGGCACGTACGTCTGGACAGCCCTGCCAGCCCTCAGCACAAAGAGTGCAGACAGTGTCAGCCACAGCTGGACTGCACTGGGCCTcttgctccctttctctctatcacattcttctctctctctctggctagCTCACGCATCCTGTCAGCGTCTAACAATGTCTTCCTCTTATTACTAATGTAACTAAAACACTGATGAGGGTGTGCACCAGATccatgaggggaaaaaaaagaaacagatgaaaacagaaGATAAAAGCTATTACTTTGGGGGATAATTAATCCTCTTGTAACAGTAATGGAGGTGACATGTTTTCAATAAGTCAGTGTGGGATAACAATCTAGTCATTTGTAAACTTCTGTGTACTGCTGTGGTTATGCATGGACCAAGGAACCTGACCTAAATTAGAGTAGAGCAATTTGCACAACTCCCTTGTCTATAGCGGTGTTAGACGATTAGTCACCGAGTGATGACTGCAACTTCTGCTAAAAGTACTGCACCACAGAGCTGACAGCCTGTGTTTCCCAAACCATCTGCAAATATAACATCTGTGATGAAGATTCCTCCCTCATCAACAGATCTATAACCATCTGCATCTGTGCcgtatcatttaaaaaaaaattaccctATTGATATCCACAGTGAAAATTTTCtgcaaatttttaaatgtttgccaaaaagttttcatatgtaaatattttgtgttcatccctatttatgtatgtttgccATAACACAAGCCAAAGCCAAATGACTTTAGGCCACCTTAATCCTGCTCATCAGCTCTCCCACTTCTCTTCCAGAAGACAATGACAACTCCAAGTCGGACGGGAAGGGGAATCAGTCCTCAGAGAACAGCGAGGACCCAGAGTCGGACAGCAAGAAGCCCGCGGGCCGGCCGTCGGAGCAGGAGATgaggaggcaggaggagggAGACAGCTCCAGCAACGCGGAGAGCCAGGACAgcgacgacagcctggagcccTCGGACTGCGAGCCCGAGCTCAAGCAGGAGCGTCTGGCCCAGCTGGGTGGCCTGCACGTCAAAGTGGAGCGCTACGGTGACGGCGAGGTGGCCGAGCTGCGGGCTTCGCCCGCGTCTTCCtccgaggaggaagaggaggacgaggaggaggaggaggaagaggaggaaaacgACAGCGGCATGAGGGACTGTAACAGCGGAGGGGAGCTGAGCGGCCCGGCGGCCAGCAAGCaccagaagaggaagaaaaggaggaaaaaacagAAGTGGGAGGTGGGACATCAGCGGCTGCGGCTGTCTCCCTCGGCAACGGCAACCACCCCGAGCCCCGGCAGTCTGGAGCCCCCGCTGAGCGAGCAGCCTCCCCTGTTGCCCCCCCCCTCGCCCACCACCGCCTCCGTGCTCAAGATCAAAACGGAGATGGCCGAACCCATCAACTTCGACAACGACAGCAGCATCTGGAACTACCCACCCAACCGGGAGATCTCCCGCAATGAGTCACCCTATAGCATGACGAAGCCTCCAGCCTCCCACGATGCCTTCCCCTCCCCCCAGGTAGCCATCCCGGACTCTGTCCTGACTCCGCCCGGCACAGAGAGCGGGGCCAATGGCAGGAAGCCCAACTTCACaaatagcagcagcagcagtagcagcaaCAGCGCCCCCACCTCAGCCTCTGGCCCCGCCTCTGCCGGCCTGGCCCCGCACTCCAATTCGTCTGCATCCGaccccctctccccacctcttTCGGCCTCGCCGCGGGACAAGCAGCAGGCCACGCCCACCTCACAGGGGCCCCTCCTCTACAGTAGCGATCTGGAGGCCCTCCAGCGGCTGCAGGCGGGGAACATGGTACTCCCGCTGGTGCACCGGGTCACGGGCACGCTCGCGGCCACCAGCACGGCCGCCCCGCGCGTCTACACCACTGGCACCATCCGATATGCCCCTGCAGATGTCACCCTGGCCATGCAGGGCAACCTACTGCCCAACGCCCATGCCGCCGTCAATTTTGTGGACGTCAACGGGCCTGGGTTCGGCATCGACCCCAAGACGCCCATGGAGATGCTGTACCATCACGTGCACCGGCTCAACATGTCCGGCCCGTTTGGGGGTGCGGTCAGCGGGGCGGGGCTCACTCAGATGCCCACCTCCAACGTCTTCACCACGGCAGAGGGACTCTTCTCCACGCTTCCATTCCCAGTCTATAGCAATGGCATCCACACGACACAGGCTCTGGAGCGCAAGGAGGATTGAAACAAACCACCAAGACCATATTACTGTGTTCGACTTCAACTGTGTTCAAATGAATCTGTAGAGGCATAAGACTGTGTTTCAAGTTGGGGGGATAAAATGGAATGTTCTAGCACTTTGAATTCCAAGCAATTGAGCTTGTGTAACTGAAATGAATGGTTTCTCTTCCTGTATCGttctatctctcttttctcttgcGTCCTCTCCTTCCTCGTTCTCTTTATTCTTTCTCTGGTTGTCAGTGACATTTTCTCTGAACAAACTAAACAGGCTCAGAGAGTTTTCTTTGGCCACAGAGAAGTCACAGTGCCGTGGTGTGTGGTTTCTCTGTGGTAAAGCAAGGTGTACTTTTTTGACTTAAAGGCAATTCAAAAAGGAGATTGACATGAAAAGAAACTGTTCTCATTTTTATCTTGATGTGATCAAGTTTGACGCTGACAAAAGGATGTTACCCTGTTTGACTTAAATGAAAGGGGTTTAGGGTTCTTTCTTAATGAGGGAATAGTATTTTAGAAATAAGGCTTTTTCTTCGTTTTTTTATAGCTCAGATTTAACTTACAAatcatgcatttaaaaaataagcaatttagCCGGGTATTGACCTGTGAACAGAATGTCACTACGCACTCCCAGGACTTTGGAACATGTCAGTGTGAGATTCCTCCAGCTCCATCTTTTTCCAAATCCATGGTGCTATCATCAACTAACCCTCACTCAGCTGGCTGATGTAGGTACTGTTCCAGAGCTCAGCACGAATGACAACTTGAGAGATTTTCTACTGAAAAGTCCAACCTCTAACAGacaactttatttttctctggGTTCATCCACTGCAGAAAGTGGAAGAGGCCCTTATGACGGCTTAATCCGATTGGGCC is part of the Electrophorus electricus isolate fEleEle1 chromosome 13, fEleEle1.pri, whole genome shotgun sequence genome and encodes:
- the LOC113579355 gene encoding neuronal PAS domain-containing protein 3 isoform X1, which translates into the protein MTARAGRQGHEWSREPPWRCLNTPSLRAALLTVASAVCPNKSEEKKSKKSNNCRKMAPTKPSIQQDPSRRERDPYWERPANASSCSATRPKTLHLGGQQHTSSPWLQALRKEKSRDAARSRRGKENFEFYELAKMLPLPGAITSQLDKASIIRLTISYLKMRDFANQGDPPWNLRIEGPPPNTSVKAIGSQRRRSPSAVATEIFEPHLGSHILQSLDGFVFALNKEGRFLYISETVSIYLGLSQVELTGSSVFDYVHPGDQVEMAEQLGMKLPPGRGLLSQGGGAEDGASSASSSSHSETPEPVESNSPGHLSPDNSLERSFFIRMKSTLTKRGVHIKSSGYKVIHITGRLRIRMVLTHNRSVPNQVMGMVVVAHALPPPTINEVRIDCQMFVTRVNMDLNIVYCENRISDYMDLTPVDIIGKRCYHFIHAEDVEGIRHSHLDLMNKGQCVTKYYRWIQKSGGYIWIQSSATIAINTKNANEKNIIWVNYVLSNPEYKDTPMDIAQLPNLPEKASESSETSDSESDSKENSEDNDNSKSDGKGNQSSENSEDPESDSKKPAGRPSEQEMRRQEEGDSSSNAESQDSDDSLEPSDCEPELKQERLAQLGGLHVKVERYGDGEVAELRASPASSSEEEEEDEEEEEEEEENDSGMRDCNSGGELSGPAASKHQKRKKRRKKQKWEVGHQRLRLSPSATATTPSPGSLEPPLSEQPPLLPPPSPTTASVLKIKTEMAEPINFDNDSSIWNYPPNREISRNESPYSMTKPPASHDAFPSPQVAIPDSVLTPPGTESGANGRKPNFTNSSSSSSSNSAPTSASGPASAGLAPHSNSSASDPLSPPLSASPRDKQQATPTSQGPLLYSSDLEALQRLQAGNMVLPLVHRVTGTLAATSTAAPRVYTTGTIRYAPADVTLAMQGNLLPNAHAAVNFVDVNGPGFGIDPKTPMEMLYHHVHRLNMSGPFGGAVSGAGLTQMPTSNVFTTAEGLFSTLPFPVYSNGIHTTQALERKED
- the LOC113579355 gene encoding neuronal PAS domain-containing protein 3 isoform X2; this translates as MIRIFPDFSVQVTAAAGGGAGGMPAASAVGRVPGATNGNPQNVQGLTAYQQSDPYWERPANASSCSATRPKTLHLGGQQHTSSPWLQALRKEKSRDAARSRRGKENFEFYELAKMLPLPGAITSQLDKASIIRLTISYLKMRDFANQGDPPWNLRIEGPPPNTSVKAIGSQRRRSPSAVATEIFEPHLGSHILQSLDGFVFALNKEGRFLYISETVSIYLGLSQVELTGSSVFDYVHPGDQVEMAEQLGMKLPPGRGLLSQGGGAEDGASSASSSSHSETPEPVESNSPGHLSPDNSLERSFFIRMKSTLTKRGVHIKSSGYKVIHITGRLRIRMVLTHNRSVPNQVMGMVVVAHALPPPTINEVRIDCQMFVTRVNMDLNIVYCENRISDYMDLTPVDIIGKRCYHFIHAEDVEGIRHSHLDLMNKGQCVTKYYRWIQKSGGYIWIQSSATIAINTKNANEKNIIWVNYVLSNPEYKDTPMDIAQLPNLPEKASESSETSDSESDSKENSEDNDNSKSDGKGNQSSENSEDPESDSKKPAGRPSEQEMRRQEEGDSSSNAESQDSDDSLEPSDCEPELKQERLAQLGGLHVKVERYGDGEVAELRASPASSSEEEEEDEEEEEEEEENDSGMRDCNSGGELSGPAASKHQKRKKRRKKQKWEVGHQRLRLSPSATATTPSPGSLEPPLSEQPPLLPPPSPTTASVLKIKTEMAEPINFDNDSSIWNYPPNREISRNESPYSMTKPPASHDAFPSPQVAIPDSVLTPPGTESGANGRKPNFTNSSSSSSSNSAPTSASGPASAGLAPHSNSSASDPLSPPLSASPRDKQQATPTSQGPLLYSSDLEALQRLQAGNMVLPLVHRVTGTLAATSTAAPRVYTTGTIRYAPADVTLAMQGNLLPNAHAAVNFVDVNGPGFGIDPKTPMEMLYHHVHRLNMSGPFGGAVSGAGLTQMPTSNVFTTAEGLFSTLPFPVYSNGIHTTQALERKED
- the LOC113579355 gene encoding neuronal PAS domain-containing protein 3 isoform X3 encodes the protein MTARAGRQGHEWSREPPWRCLNTPSLRAALLTVASAVCPNKSEEKKSKKSNNCRKMAPTKPSIQQDPSRRERLQALRKEKSRDAARSRRGKENFEFYELAKMLPLPGAITSQLDKASIIRLTISYLKMRDFANQGDPPWNLRIEGPPPNTSVKAIGSQRRRSPSAVATEIFEPHLGSHILQSLDGFVFALNKEGRFLYISETVSIYLGLSQVELTGSSVFDYVHPGDQVEMAEQLGMKLPPGRGLLSQGGGAEDGASSASSSSHSETPEPVESNSPGHLSPDNSLERSFFIRMKSTLTKRGVHIKSSGYKVIHITGRLRIRMVLTHNRSVPNQVMGMVVVAHALPPPTINEVRIDCQMFVTRVNMDLNIVYCENRISDYMDLTPVDIIGKRCYHFIHAEDVEGIRHSHLDLMNKGQCVTKYYRWIQKSGGYIWIQSSATIAINTKNANEKNIIWVNYVLSNPEYKDTPMDIAQLPNLPEKASESSETSDSESDSKENSEDNDNSKSDGKGNQSSENSEDPESDSKKPAGRPSEQEMRRQEEGDSSSNAESQDSDDSLEPSDCEPELKQERLAQLGGLHVKVERYGDGEVAELRASPASSSEEEEEDEEEEEEEEENDSGMRDCNSGGELSGPAASKHQKRKKRRKKQKWEVGHQRLRLSPSATATTPSPGSLEPPLSEQPPLLPPPSPTTASVLKIKTEMAEPINFDNDSSIWNYPPNREISRNESPYSMTKPPASHDAFPSPQVAIPDSVLTPPGTESGANGRKPNFTNSSSSSSSNSAPTSASGPASAGLAPHSNSSASDPLSPPLSASPRDKQQATPTSQGPLLYSSDLEALQRLQAGNMVLPLVHRVTGTLAATSTAAPRVYTTGTIRYAPADVTLAMQGNLLPNAHAAVNFVDVNGPGFGIDPKTPMEMLYHHVHRLNMSGPFGGAVSGAGLTQMPTSNVFTTAEGLFSTLPFPVYSNGIHTTQALERKED
- the LOC113579355 gene encoding neuronal PAS domain-containing protein 3 isoform X4 codes for the protein MWCMDCSGTLSDQNPSVSDPYWERPANASSCSATRPKTLHLGGQQHTSSPWLQALRKEKSRDAARSRRGKENFEFYELAKMLPLPGAITSQLDKASIIRLTISYLKMRDFANQGDPPWNLRIEGPPPNTSVKAIGSQRRRSPSAVATEIFEPHLGSHILQSLDGFVFALNKEGRFLYISETVSIYLGLSQVELTGSSVFDYVHPGDQVEMAEQLGMKLPPGRGLLSQGGGAEDGASSASSSSHSETPEPVESNSPGHLSPDNSLERSFFIRMKSTLTKRGVHIKSSGYKVIHITGRLRIRMVLTHNRSVPNQVMGMVVVAHALPPPTINEVRIDCQMFVTRVNMDLNIVYCENRISDYMDLTPVDIIGKRCYHFIHAEDVEGIRHSHLDLMNKGQCVTKYYRWIQKSGGYIWIQSSATIAINTKNANEKNIIWVNYVLSNPEYKDTPMDIAQLPNLPEKASESSETSDSESDSKENSEDNDNSKSDGKGNQSSENSEDPESDSKKPAGRPSEQEMRRQEEGDSSSNAESQDSDDSLEPSDCEPELKQERLAQLGGLHVKVERYGDGEVAELRASPASSSEEEEEDEEEEEEEEENDSGMRDCNSGGELSGPAASKHQKRKKRRKKQKWEVGHQRLRLSPSATATTPSPGSLEPPLSEQPPLLPPPSPTTASVLKIKTEMAEPINFDNDSSIWNYPPNREISRNESPYSMTKPPASHDAFPSPQVAIPDSVLTPPGTESGANGRKPNFTNSSSSSSSNSAPTSASGPASAGLAPHSNSSASDPLSPPLSASPRDKQQATPTSQGPLLYSSDLEALQRLQAGNMVLPLVHRVTGTLAATSTAAPRVYTTGTIRYAPADVTLAMQGNLLPNAHAAVNFVDVNGPGFGIDPKTPMEMLYHHVHRLNMSGPFGGAVSGAGLTQMPTSNVFTTAEGLFSTLPFPVYSNGIHTTQALERKED